Proteins from a genomic interval of Acipenser ruthenus chromosome 46, fAciRut3.2 maternal haplotype, whole genome shotgun sequence:
- the LOC117397719 gene encoding leucine-rich repeat LGI family member 3 codes for MQGQGFGKGWQWGSWCALCLLCLAASAGGKKAPKVPRCPVSCSCTKDSAFCVDSASIPRSFPPGIISLTLVNAAFTEIPERAFSHLHLLQFLLLNSNTFSQIADDAFAGVPHLQYLFIENNDIQSLSKRAFRGLKSLTHLSLANNNLKHLPRDIFKHLDILTDLDLRGNSLSCDCKLKWLVDWLGKTNTSVPAIYCASPPELQGRKLADLKTHDFNCITTEFAVYETFPFHSVSVESFEFAGDLFVAFAQPATGNCSLYVWDHVETVFRKFNNISSSSAVYCKPVVIEDSLYMVVAQLFGGSHIYRWDGDTDKFIKIQDIDTARIRKPNAVEAFRVEGEWFFVVADSSKAGSTSMYRWNSNGFYSHQSLHPWHRDTHVEFLETEGKPRLILSSSSQPPVVYQWNRSQRQFTFLYEIPNTSDVQMVKHFVVRNDVYLCLTRFIGDSKVLRWEGQRFVEIQTLPARGSMVVYPFSVGPRQYIVLGSDFSFSRVYLWDALTKRFEPFQELNLRAPRAFSFVSVDSKDILLASSFKGHTLAYQHLVVDLSA; via the exons ATGCAAGGCCAGGGCTTTGGGAAGGGCTGGCAGTGGGGGTCGTGGTGCGCCCTGTGTCTGCTCTGCCTGGCGGCCTCCGCAGGGGGAAAGAAGGCTCCCAAAGTGCCCCGCTGTCCCGTCAGCTGCTCCTGCACCAAAGATAGCGCCTTCTGCGTCGACTCCGCGTCTATCCCCAGGAGCTTCCCTCCGGGCATCATATCTCT GACTCTGGTAAATGCTGCCTTCACTGAAATCCCTGAGCGAGCCTTCTCTCATCTCCACCTGCTGCAGTTCCT GCTGCTCAACTCAAACACCTTCTCCCAGATTGCAGACGATGCCTTTGCCGGAGTCCCCCATCTGCAGTACCT ATTCATCGAGAACAACGACATCCAGTCCCTGTCGAAGCGCGCCTTCCGAGGGCTGAAGTCCTTGACTCACCT ATCCCTGGCGAATAACAACCTGAAACATCTTCCCAGAGACATCTTCAAACACCTGGACATACTGACCGACCT GGACCTGAGGGGGAACTCGCTGAGCTGCGACTGTAAGCTGAAGTGGCTGGTGGACTGGCTGGGAAAGACCAACACCTCCGTGCCGGCCATCTACTGTGCCAGCCCCCCCGAGCTCCAGGGCAGGAAGCTGGCTGACCTCAAGACCCACGATTTCAACTGCATCACCACGG AGTTCGCTGTCTATGAGACCTTCCCTTTCCACTCTGTCTCTGTGGAGTCTTTTGAGTTTGCCGGAGACCTCTTTGTGGCCTTCGCCCAGCCTGCCACAGGGAACTGCAGCCTGTACGTGTGGGACCATGTGGAGACGGTCTTCAGGAAGTTCAACAACATCAGCT CGAGCTCGGCTGTGTACTGTAAGCCCGTGGTGATTGAAGATTCGCTCTACATGGTGGTGGCTCAGCTTTTCGGAGGCTCGCACATCTACAG GTGGGACGGCGACACGGATAAGTTCATCAAGATCCAGGACATCGACACGGCACGCATCCGCAAGCCCAACGCCGTGGAGGCCTTCCGCGTGGAAGGAGAGTGGTTCTTCGTGGTGGCGGACAGCTCCAAAGCCGGCTCCACCAGCATGTACCGCTGGAACAGCAACGGCTTCTACTCCCACCAATCCCTGCACCCCTGGCACCGGGACACCCACGTCGAGTTCCTAGAGACGGAGGGCAAGCCCAGGCTCATCCTGTCCAGCAGCTCCCAGCCCCCGGTGGTCTACCAGTGGAACCGCAGCCAGCGTCAGTTCACCTTCCTCTACGAGATCCCCAACACCAGCGACGTCCAGATGGTCAAGCACTTCGTGGTGCGGAACGATGTCTACCTGTGCTTGACCCGCTTCATCGGGGACTCCAAGGTGCTGCGCTGGGAGGGCCAGCGCTTCGTGGAGATCCAGACCCTCCCTGCCAGGGGCTCCATGGTGGTCTACCCCTTCTCCGTGGGCCCGCGACAGTACATCGTCCTGGGCAGCGATTTTTCCTTCTCCAGGGTCTACCTCTGGGATGCCCTGACTAAGAGATTCGAACCCTTCCAGGAGCTGAACTTAAGGGCCCCTCGTGCCTTCAGTTTCGTCTCCGTCGACAGCAAGGACATCCTGCTGGCGTCCAGCTTCAAGGGCCACACCCTCGCTTACCAGCATCTCGTGGTGGATCTGAGCGCCTGA